In a single window of the Sulfurimonas sp. hsl 1-7 genome:
- a CDS encoding SHOCT domain-containing protein yields the protein MHGFDMNEWGFMMGFGWIGLILLAVVLFYFVNNMQNKNQEPSARDILDKRYANGEIDDEEYQRMKENLKH from the coding sequence ATGCATGGGTTTGATATGAACGAATGGGGGTTTATGATGGGATTTGGATGGATAGGACTAATACTTTTGGCGGTTGTATTGTTTTATTTTGTAAATAATATGCAAAATAAGAATCAAGAACCTTCAGCAAGAGATATTTTAGATAAACGATATGCTAACGGCGAAATAGATGATGAAGAGTATCAACGAATGAAAGAGAATCTAAAACACTGA
- a CDS encoding glutamate--tRNA ligase — MLRFAFSPTRDMELGDLRVALINFIVAQQRKEDLIVRVDDTSTRNNIEGKDKEYLDILDLFGIRYTQTIHESQNFRFHTAMALQLMHERKAFSCFCSPDWIQGKMDEAEAAKKPYLYDDACANLPAELVIDNTNPFTVRIHRPKNDVIVKDYLQGDLTFKADTIDSFMILKQDKTPMADFASAIDDMLNDISLVIQDQDHIESAPKQIYVRDALQYDKKVEYAHIPPLTGDDIPSVTSLLEQGYLPEAITNYLISMDLEDAVEQFDLAKLSPLPIVFDLEKLGEVNKTHLKKMDAKELSRYVGFADAEIGELARLYVDEVETTRGLKTKIAPIFEERVVPKEIQEEYNSIKSCIKNAPHFEEFDYLQNYIVEQTGLTEEKILKPLRVLLSNAQEGPELAEIYKYLKNYIGEFVQ; from the coding sequence ATGTTAAGATTTGCTTTCAGCCCTACTCGCGATATGGAGCTTGGGGACTTAAGAGTTGCTCTCATAAACTTTATAGTTGCCCAGCAGCGTAAAGAAGACTTAATAGTAAGAGTTGACGACACAAGTACAAGAAACAATATAGAAGGGAAAGATAAAGAGTACCTAGACATTCTTGACCTTTTCGGGATCAGATACACACAAACGATCCATGAAAGCCAAAACTTCCGTTTTCACACTGCTATGGCTCTGCAACTTATGCACGAGAGAAAAGCGTTTAGCTGTTTCTGTTCACCGGACTGGATCCAAGGCAAGATGGATGAGGCAGAAGCTGCAAAGAAACCGTACCTTTATGACGATGCGTGTGCTAACTTGCCTGCTGAGCTGGTAATAGACAATACAAACCCATTTACTGTACGTATCCATAGACCTAAAAACGATGTTATAGTAAAAGATTATTTACAAGGTGATTTAACATTTAAAGCCGATACGATCGACAGTTTTATGATCCTAAAGCAGGACAAAACTCCTATGGCTGATTTTGCCAGTGCAATTGATGATATGCTAAACGACATCTCTTTAGTTATCCAAGATCAAGATCACATAGAATCTGCACCAAAACAGATCTACGTGAGAGATGCCCTGCAGTATGATAAAAAAGTAGAATACGCGCATATCCCGCCTCTTACAGGTGATGATATCCCAAGTGTAACATCACTTTTAGAGCAAGGTTACCTTCCCGAAGCGATTACAAACTATTTAATTTCAATGGATCTCGAAGATGCCGTAGAACAGTTTGATCTTGCAAAACTCTCGCCACTGCCTATAGTATTTGATCTTGAAAAACTGGGAGAGGTCAACAAAACACACCTTAAAAAGATGGATGCAAAAGAACTCTCACGTTATGTTGGTTTCGCAGATGCGGAGATCGGAGAACTTGCACGCCTTTATGTAGATGAAGTGGAAACTACTAGAGGGTTAAAAACAAAAATTGCACCTATTTTTGAAGAGAGAGTTGTACCAAAAGAGATTCAAGAAGAGTATAATTCTATAAAATCATGTATAAAAAATGCACCGCATTTTGAAGAGTTTGACTATTTACAAAACTATATAGTAGAACAAACAGGTTTAACAGAAGAAAAAATCCTTAAACCTTTAAGAGTTTTACTCTCAAATGCACAAGAAGGTCCGGAGTTAGCGGAGATATATAAGTATCTGAAAAATTATATTGGGGAGTTTGTACAATGA
- a CDS encoding copper-transporting P-type ATPase — MNEQRNVDGNSYTCPMHPEIIQDHPGSCPKCGMALEPIIVEATDESNSELNYMEQRFWIGLLFTLPVFTVSMLNDLAPKYLPQNITMYQIQWFLFLLSSPVILWGGWPFLIRGYESIKTLNLNMFTLIAIGVITAYLYSIVALFSPELFPPLMRTKEGLVHVYFEAAAVITTLVLLGQVLELRARNKTNSAIKTLLNLAPKQAHRIVDEAGNEETISLDLIQVDDMLRIKPGEKIPVDGVVLEGKSNVDESMITGEPILVSKSMNDPLIGATLNKNSTLVMRAERIGSDTMLAQIIHMVALAQRSRAPIQKLADTVSGYFVPTVVAVAIFAFFGWWFFGPEPRLAYAIVSAVSVLIIACPCALGLATPISIMVGTGRAALSGILIKDAKNLETMEKIDTLVVDKTGTLTEGKPKVTSFILANDLFNESDLFKFAASIELLSEHPLAEAIVEYAKEKAINLSGVDKFQAIAGKGIQGIVENKMVVLGSEEFLNSLGIETTMLTEQADNLRKEGKGVMFLAIDFQFSAIIGIEDPIKETSIAAIKQLKEEGIKIVMLSGDNETTANAVAKKLNIDTVYAKIMPDGKAKVIQKLQEEGAVVAMAGDGINDAPALAQADIGIAMGTGTDVAIESAGVTLIKGDLLGIVKVLKLSRATMQNIKQNLFFAFVYNSIGVPIAAGVLYPFFGVLLSPIIAATAMSFSSVSVIVNALRLKNIKI, encoded by the coding sequence ATGAATGAGCAAAGAAATGTAGACGGCAACAGCTATACCTGTCCTATGCATCCTGAGATCATACAAGACCATCCAGGCAGTTGTCCCAAATGCGGAATGGCTTTAGAGCCAATCATTGTTGAAGCAACAGATGAAAGTAACAGCGAATTAAACTATATGGAACAACGCTTCTGGATCGGCTTACTTTTCACCTTACCTGTTTTTACCGTGTCTATGCTCAATGATTTAGCTCCTAAGTACTTACCGCAAAACATTACAATGTATCAAATACAATGGTTTTTATTTCTTTTATCTTCTCCTGTCATACTTTGGGGTGGATGGCCGTTTTTAATAAGAGGGTATGAATCTATAAAAACACTAAACCTCAATATGTTTACCCTGATCGCAATCGGTGTCATTACTGCCTATCTTTATAGTATAGTAGCTTTGTTTTCTCCTGAACTCTTTCCACCTCTTATGAGAACAAAAGAGGGCTTGGTACATGTCTATTTTGAAGCGGCAGCGGTTATTACAACCTTAGTACTTTTAGGACAAGTCTTAGAACTACGAGCTAGAAATAAAACAAACTCTGCTATTAAAACCCTGTTAAACCTTGCACCAAAACAGGCTCATCGTATAGTCGATGAAGCAGGTAATGAAGAGACCATAAGTCTTGATCTTATTCAAGTAGATGATATGCTGAGAATTAAACCCGGGGAAAAGATCCCTGTAGACGGTGTTGTGCTAGAGGGGAAAAGTAATGTTGACGAATCAATGATTACCGGAGAACCTATACTGGTTTCAAAAAGCATGAATGATCCCCTGATTGGTGCTACACTAAACAAAAACAGCACATTAGTGATGAGAGCTGAACGTATAGGAAGTGATACTATGCTTGCACAGATCATACATATGGTAGCTCTTGCCCAACGTTCACGTGCACCTATTCAAAAATTAGCAGACACGGTATCTGGTTATTTTGTACCTACGGTTGTAGCAGTGGCAATTTTCGCTTTTTTTGGATGGTGGTTTTTCGGTCCTGAACCTCGTTTAGCTTATGCTATTGTATCGGCAGTCTCGGTTTTAATCATTGCCTGTCCATGTGCACTGGGTCTTGCAACCCCTATCTCCATTATGGTTGGAACAGGTAGGGCAGCCCTTTCCGGAATACTGATCAAAGATGCAAAAAACCTTGAAACAATGGAGAAAATCGATACATTAGTTGTAGATAAAACAGGGACACTCACAGAAGGAAAGCCTAAAGTTACCAGTTTTATTCTGGCTAATGATCTATTTAATGAAAGCGATCTGTTTAAGTTTGCTGCCAGCATAGAGCTTTTGAGTGAGCATCCGCTGGCAGAAGCGATTGTCGAATATGCTAAAGAGAAAGCGATTAACCTCTCTGGTGTAGATAAATTTCAAGCTATCGCCGGTAAAGGTATCCAAGGTATAGTTGAGAATAAAATGGTTGTTTTAGGGAGTGAAGAGTTCTTAAATTCTCTGGGTATTGAAACCACAATGCTCACAGAACAAGCTGATAACTTGCGAAAAGAGGGCAAAGGTGTCATGTTTTTAGCTATAGATTTTCAATTTAGTGCCATTATAGGTATAGAAGATCCGATCAAAGAAACATCTATAGCAGCTATTAAACAGCTAAAAGAGGAGGGGATAAAGATTGTCATGCTCAGTGGAGACAATGAGACCACGGCCAATGCAGTAGCCAAAAAACTAAACATCGATACAGTTTACGCGAAAATTATGCCTGATGGCAAAGCAAAAGTGATCCAAAAGCTGCAAGAGGAGGGGGCGGTTGTCGCTATGGCGGGTGATGGGATAAACGATGCACCTGCTCTTGCTCAAGCAGATATAGGTATTGCTATGGGTACGGGGACAGATGTCGCTATAGAGAGTGCCGGAGTGACATTAATCAAAGGTGATCTGCTTGGCATAGTAAAGGTATTAAAACTCAGCCGTGCCACGATGCAAAACATTAAACAAAATCTCTTCTTTGCTTTTGTTTACAATAGTATAGGCGTCCCGATTGCTGCAGGGGTTCTTTATCCGTTCTTTGGAGTTTTACTCTCACCGATTATTGCAGCAACGGCAATGAGTTTTAGTTCTGTATCTGTTATTGTTAATGCTTTGCGTTTAAAAAACATAAAGATATAA
- a CDS encoding TetR/AcrR family transcriptional regulator, with protein sequence MPENRDIVKRSGTKEKILKVANTLFSNHGYKATSVRKIAAEVGIRESALYNHFKNKEAIFLEVAKSIFNSPFSFRDDEIKELATRGKPFLQKFAMQYKMLTFDKKSESMFKLLIIELMQNEQLREQFMTQFHHNNIKTLSEAFFIMMQNNLIKSNDPMMISYEFLSTLFYIRFQITLLRFDSKSVDSLSTQFERHVDFFWESIKSN encoded by the coding sequence ATGCCTGAAAATAGGGATATAGTAAAAAGAAGCGGTACAAAAGAAAAAATACTCAAAGTAGCAAATACCCTCTTCTCTAACCATGGTTATAAGGCTACAAGTGTTAGAAAAATTGCTGCAGAAGTAGGTATTAGAGAGAGTGCTTTGTATAATCACTTTAAAAATAAAGAGGCTATCTTTTTAGAGGTTGCAAAGAGTATATTTAACTCCCCTTTTTCATTTCGTGATGATGAGATTAAAGAGCTTGCAACAAGAGGAAAACCATTCTTACAAAAATTTGCCATGCAGTATAAGATGCTTACGTTTGATAAAAAGAGCGAAAGTATGTTTAAACTACTCATCATAGAGCTAATGCAAAATGAGCAGCTTAGAGAGCAGTTTATGACTCAATTCCACCACAATAACATTAAAACGCTCTCAGAGGCATTCTTTATCATGATGCAAAACAATCTAATCAAGTCGAACGATCCGATGATGATATCTTATGAGTTCTTATCCACACTGTTTTATATTAGATTTCAGATCACCCTGCTTCGATTTGATTCTAAATCTGTCGATTCTTTATCGACTCAGTTTGAAAGACATGTAGACTTTTTCTGGGAAAGTATTAAAAGTAACTAA
- the mobB gene encoding molybdopterin-guanine dinucleotide biosynthesis protein B, whose protein sequence is MEKRLAVGFTGPSNSGKTTLILKVARKLIHEHGLEVAIIKHDPKDKARFDVEGKDSYKFSDTGAEVIVTSSNRTTYFSQRESSLDEMIRLFNHFDVLLVEGLKGLPLPRISVFRNTIDEDYFPFMNALAIDDSINIVDYKVPSDVDMLNLNDPDEVISWIFKNAKQV, encoded by the coding sequence ATGGAAAAAAGATTAGCAGTAGGTTTTACAGGACCTTCTAATAGCGGAAAAACTACATTAATACTTAAAGTTGCAAGAAAACTGATCCATGAACATGGTTTGGAAGTTGCAATTATCAAGCACGATCCAAAAGATAAAGCTAGGTTCGATGTTGAGGGAAAAGACAGTTACAAGTTCAGCGACACGGGTGCTGAAGTGATCGTAACCTCTTCAAACAGAACAACTTACTTTTCTCAAAGAGAATCTTCTTTGGATGAGATGATCAGACTTTTTAATCACTTCGATGTTTTACTCGTTGAAGGATTAAAAGGCTTACCACTCCCAAGGATAAGTGTCTTTAGAAACACTATTGATGAGGACTACTTCCCTTTCATGAATGCTTTGGCGATTGACGATAGTATTAATATTGTTGATTATAAAGTGCCTAGTGATGTAGATATGCTAAATCTTAATGATCCAGACGAAGTGATATCTTGGATATTTAAAAACGCAAAACAAGTTTAA
- a CDS encoding response regulator → MNNMDLIKLTEQTKKLTALVVEDEKVTNELLSSTFKNFFSGVESCFDGESALKLYEKQQPDVVFVDIIMPGMDGIELSRKIREMNKDQIIIVISASNDMEKISESIEVGVNSFIQKPIDTKKIIELLGNVVAMIAKKKKIETKTFSISLPLDLYETVNDNAKAESISKNAVIIRALRSFYD, encoded by the coding sequence ATGAACAATATGGATTTAATTAAATTAACGGAACAAACAAAAAAGTTAACTGCTTTAGTAGTTGAAGATGAGAAAGTTACAAACGAACTGTTAAGTTCAACATTTAAAAACTTTTTTTCAGGTGTTGAATCTTGCTTTGACGGTGAGAGTGCTTTAAAACTATATGAAAAACAACAACCGGATGTTGTATTTGTTGATATCATCATGCCTGGAATGGATGGTATAGAACTTTCTCGTAAAATCAGAGAGATGAATAAAGATCAAATCATCATCGTAATCTCTGCAAGTAACGATATGGAAAAAATCTCTGAGTCAATCGAAGTTGGTGTAAACAGCTTTATCCAAAAACCAATTGATACTAAGAAAATTATTGAGTTACTTGGAAATGTAGTAGCTATGATCGCTAAAAAGAAAAAAATTGAGACAAAAACTTTCTCAATTTCACTTCCTTTAGATCTATATGAAACTGTAAACGATAACGCTAAAGCTGAAAGTATCTCTAAAAATGCAGTGATTATTAGAGCTTTACGTAGTTTTTACGATTAA
- a CDS encoding YggT family protein, which translates to MIFEIIQGLGGILISLINVYIWVIIIAALLSFVNPDPYNPIVQFLYRITNPAYALVRRYIPTNFNGLDLAPLVIIIALQVVIVILSSLLRHL; encoded by the coding sequence ATGATATTTGAAATAATTCAAGGTTTAGGCGGTATTTTAATATCGCTTATTAATGTTTATATATGGGTGATTATTATTGCGGCGTTACTTAGTTTTGTAAATCCTGATCCGTACAATCCGATTGTACAGTTCTTATATAGAATCACAAATCCTGCCTATGCGCTTGTAAGAAGATATATTCCTACAAATTTTAATGGGCTTGACTTAGCACCGCTAGTAATTATCATAGCACTACAAGTAGTAATAGTTATACTTAGTTCACTTTTAAGACATCTCTAA
- a CDS encoding glutamine--tRNA ligase/YqeY domain fusion protein, giving the protein MSEHKDFLRTIVEKDLESGKYEEIITRFPPEPNGFPHIGHAKSIAINFGIARDYNGRCNLRMDDTNPTTEDTKYVEALQDAVEWLGFKWDNHVRYTSDYFDKLYEYAIELVKMGKAYVDSLDEETIREYRGTVTEPGKRSKYAERSVEENLYLLERMKNGEFKDGEHVLRAKIDMSAANMKMRDPLLYRIRHAHHYRAGDKWAIYPMYDFGHCLSDYIEGVTHSICTLEFENNRDIYDWVLDTLGLEPPRPYQHEFARLGINYTVMSKRKLLELVEGNYVNGWDDPRLPTIAGYRRRGYTPESILNFCDSIGIAKANSTVDVAQLEFAIRDDLNTKVPRVMTVLDPLKVTIDNYEGSEELEASYYPEDVPKEGSRKIPFSKTIYIEREDFSENPPKGYFRLTPDQPVRLKHAYIITCKEVIKDAEGNITEIIAEYNPESKSGSDTSGIKVKSAIQWVDANSAKTVEVRLYDRLYKNEAPEGLEDLNPDSLKVIKNALIEPAVITEKPDERFQFERQGYFYADPIDYTDENPVFNKIVGLKDSYAKKEKAPRAERKPQEKKVQIDGEVEPMTEAEKALFDKYTSQLQLNSTVADILARDKQLSNFYLEAISLSTVNPNPVGLANIVTNEVARELKDKSKDELKFNPVQIAELSKMVDDETISNKIAKQVFEEMVKNGENPAQIVESKGLVQISDPAVIEPIIDDIIEKNPDNVEKFKAGNNKLLGFFVGQVLKATGGKANPQVVNELVAKKLK; this is encoded by the coding sequence ATGAGTGAACACAAAGATTTTTTACGTACTATAGTTGAAAAAGATTTAGAATCAGGCAAATATGAAGAGATTATTACAAGATTTCCACCAGAGCCAAACGGCTTCCCTCACATTGGACATGCTAAATCTATCGCTATAAACTTCGGTATTGCACGTGACTATAATGGCCGCTGTAACCTTAGAATGGACGATACAAATCCTACTACAGAAGATACAAAATACGTTGAAGCACTTCAAGATGCCGTAGAGTGGCTTGGATTTAAGTGGGATAACCATGTACGTTATACATCTGATTATTTTGATAAACTGTACGAGTACGCAATAGAGCTTGTTAAAATGGGTAAAGCCTATGTTGATTCACTTGATGAAGAGACTATACGTGAGTACCGCGGTACTGTAACAGAACCGGGAAAAAGAAGTAAATATGCCGAGCGTTCTGTTGAAGAGAACCTCTATCTTTTAGAGAGAATGAAAAACGGTGAGTTTAAAGACGGTGAACACGTTCTACGTGCTAAGATCGATATGTCTGCGGCAAATATGAAGATGCGAGATCCTCTTTTATACCGTATTCGTCATGCTCACCACTACAGAGCAGGGGACAAGTGGGCTATTTACCCTATGTATGACTTTGGTCACTGTCTGTCTGACTACATCGAAGGTGTAACTCACTCGATCTGTACACTGGAGTTTGAAAACAACCGTGATATTTACGACTGGGTACTTGACACTCTAGGTCTTGAACCGCCACGTCCATACCAACATGAGTTTGCTCGTCTTGGCATCAACTACACGGTTATGAGTAAGAGAAAGCTTTTAGAGTTAGTTGAAGGGAACTACGTAAACGGTTGGGACGATCCACGTCTACCTACGATCGCAGGATACAGAAGAAGAGGGTATACACCTGAGTCTATTTTAAACTTCTGTGATTCAATAGGTATTGCAAAAGCGAACTCTACGGTTGATGTTGCACAACTTGAATTTGCCATTAGAGATGATCTTAACACTAAAGTACCTCGTGTAATGACGGTACTTGATCCGCTCAAAGTAACAATCGATAACTATGAAGGCAGTGAAGAGCTTGAAGCTTCATACTATCCGGAAGATGTACCAAAAGAGGGTTCAAGAAAGATTCCTTTCTCTAAAACTATCTACATTGAGCGTGAAGACTTCTCAGAAAATCCTCCAAAAGGCTACTTCCGTCTAACACCGGATCAGCCGGTACGTCTAAAGCATGCTTACATCATTACTTGTAAAGAGGTTATAAAAGATGCTGAGGGCAACATCACGGAGATCATTGCTGAGTACAATCCTGAGTCTAAAAGCGGTTCTGACACTAGCGGTATTAAAGTAAAAAGCGCTATCCAATGGGTAGATGCTAATAGTGCTAAAACTGTAGAAGTAAGACTATATGACAGACTATATAAAAATGAAGCACCTGAAGGTTTAGAAGATCTTAATCCTGATTCATTAAAAGTTATTAAAAATGCTCTGATCGAGCCTGCTGTAATCACAGAGAAACCTGATGAGAGATTTCAGTTTGAGAGACAAGGGTATTTTTACGCTGATCCAATTGACTATACAGATGAGAATCCGGTATTTAATAAGATCGTAGGTCTTAAAGACTCTTATGCAAAAAAAGAAAAAGCACCAAGAGCTGAACGTAAACCACAAGAGAAAAAAGTGCAAATTGACGGTGAAGTTGAACCTATGACTGAAGCAGAGAAGGCACTTTTTGACAAGTATACATCTCAGCTTCAACTCAATAGCACGGTTGCTGATATTTTAGCTCGTGATAAACAACTTTCAAACTTCTATCTTGAAGCAATAAGTTTATCTACAGTAAATCCAAATCCGGTTGGATTAGCTAACATTGTAACGAATGAAGTAGCCAGAGAATTAAAAGATAAATCAAAAGATGAATTAAAATTCAATCCTGTACAAATAGCTGAACTCTCAAAAATGGTTGATGATGAAACTATCTCAAATAAGATTGCTAAACAGGTTTTTGAAGAGATGGTTAAAAACGGAGAAAATCCAGCTCAGATAGTTGAATCTAAAGGACTTGTACAGATCAGTGACCCTGCTGTAATCGAGCCTATTATTGATGATATTATAGAGAAAAATCCAGATAACGTAGAGAAGTTTAAAGCGGGTAACAATAAGCTACTGGGCTTCTTTGTAGGGCAGGTTTTAAAAGCAACAGGCGGTAAAGCAAATCCACAAGTTGTAAATGAGCTTGTAGCAAAAAAGTTAAAATAA
- a CDS encoding ribokinase has product MKIINFGSINIDHVYSVDHFVRPGETLSSKDYAVFSGGKGANQSIALARANADVVHVGKIGLDGIWLQEKMEKEGIDTHLVKIVKAPTGHAVIQVNSEGENAIIIHGGANETFKSADIKKALKTAEAGDIVLLQNEINAVDKILKHTKDKDLKVVFNPAPMTDAVKEYPLELVDIFIINETEGEALSGESKPEKIIKAMGKLYPKSAVVLTLGKKGVLYSEGKTVIKVDALKVKAVDTTGAGDTFIGYFLAELSRGIKIEKCLKAAVKAASICVTRKGAADSIPRLEVYI; this is encoded by the coding sequence ATGAAGATAATCAATTTCGGATCTATTAACATAGACCATGTATATAGTGTAGATCATTTTGTTCGTCCCGGTGAAACGCTCAGCAGTAAGGATTACGCTGTTTTTAGCGGCGGTAAAGGGGCAAATCAGTCCATAGCCTTGGCACGTGCTAATGCAGATGTAGTGCATGTCGGCAAAATAGGATTAGACGGTATTTGGCTGCAAGAGAAGATGGAAAAAGAAGGTATAGATACACATCTTGTCAAAATAGTTAAAGCACCTACTGGACATGCCGTTATACAGGTAAACTCTGAAGGTGAAAATGCCATAATCATCCACGGCGGGGCTAATGAGACATTTAAATCTGCTGACATCAAAAAAGCACTCAAAACTGCAGAAGCAGGAGACATTGTACTTTTACAAAATGAGATAAACGCCGTCGATAAAATCCTAAAGCACACCAAAGATAAAGATCTTAAAGTTGTATTTAACCCTGCCCCGATGACAGACGCCGTGAAAGAGTATCCCCTTGAACTTGTAGATATATTCATCATAAACGAGACAGAAGGTGAAGCACTTAGCGGTGAGAGTAAGCCTGAGAAGATCATAAAAGCTATGGGTAAGCTTTATCCAAAAAGTGCCGTTGTTTTAACCCTTGGCAAAAAAGGTGTGCTCTACTCTGAAGGTAAAACAGTTATAAAAGTAGATGCTTTAAAAGTTAAAGCAGTAGATACTACGGGAGCCGGTGATACTTTTATAGGTTACTTTTTAGCTGAGCTTTCCCGCGGAATAAAAATAGAAAAATGTCTAAAAGCAGCTGTGAAAGCTGCAAGTATTTGTGTAACAAGAAAAGGAGCTGCGGATTCTATTCCTAGATTAGAGGTGTATATTTAA
- the metG gene encoding methionine--tRNA ligase: protein MSKYITTPIYYVNGEAHIGHAYTTFIADSLARYYRLKNEKTFFLTGTDEHGQKIEESAQKNNKPTQQFADEISATFKNLWDEFEISYDKFIRTTDADHKKGVQHAFMKMYEKGDVYKGEYEGHYCVSCEAFFPETQLIDGEFCPDCGRSTNIVKEESYFFKLSKYEDALLKHYEENPDFIMPKSRANEVINFVKSGLRDLSVTRTSFTWGVQMPEELNDDKHVMYVWLDALLNYVTALGYGNGDAKMEDFWPADIQLVGKDILRFHAIYWPAFLMSLDLPLPKHIGAHGWWTRDGEKMSKSKGNVVSPKEVADVYGAENLRYFMLREVPFGQDGDYSQRAFIDRINSELSNDLGNLLNRIIGMSGKYSDFEIDSVDVEKYHAKELAQMNEIIDSLDTFMENLQPHRYLEELWRLFSIGNGAIAEHEPWVKMKNDQKDQALATVALVANVLAKAAVMLHPIMPKTTATIADALDFTINNESYNELIIDKKLLKVFNIKKVPPLFPRIEEPLMPEAPKAEPNPPKEAKKEESKAEEETDNLIEIGQFFETKLKVGTVVEAEEVPKSKKLLKLQVDLGEGRNRQVVAGIKEFYSPEDLVNTQVCVVANLKPAKLMGMMSEGMLLAAKDEDGLCLVRPEKSKKAGTPIG, encoded by the coding sequence TTGAGTAAATATATAACAACACCGATCTACTACGTAAATGGAGAGGCTCACATCGGGCACGCATATACAACTTTTATAGCTGATTCATTAGCAAGATACTACAGACTGAAAAATGAGAAAACTTTCTTCTTAACAGGTACTGATGAACACGGTCAAAAAATAGAAGAATCTGCACAGAAAAACAATAAGCCGACACAACAGTTTGCAGACGAGATTAGTGCTACGTTTAAAAACCTTTGGGATGAGTTTGAGATCAGTTATGACAAGTTTATCCGTACAACTGATGCTGACCATAAAAAAGGTGTACAGCACGCATTTATGAAGATGTATGAAAAAGGTGATGTATATAAAGGGGAATATGAGGGTCACTACTGTGTAAGTTGTGAAGCTTTCTTCCCTGAAACTCAACTGATCGACGGAGAGTTCTGCCCGGATTGCGGTAGAAGTACAAACATCGTTAAAGAGGAAAGTTACTTCTTTAAACTATCAAAATATGAAGATGCACTTTTAAAACATTATGAAGAAAATCCTGACTTCATTATGCCAAAATCACGTGCAAACGAAGTTATTAACTTTGTAAAAAGCGGACTTAGAGACCTTTCTGTTACACGTACGTCGTTTACTTGGGGTGTTCAGATGCCAGAAGAGTTAAATGACGATAAACACGTTATGTATGTATGGTTAGATGCCTTACTCAACTACGTTACGGCTCTTGGATACGGTAACGGTGATGCTAAAATGGAAGATTTCTGGCCTGCAGACATCCAACTTGTAGGAAAAGACATCTTACGTTTCCATGCTATTTACTGGCCGGCATTCTTAATGAGTTTAGATCTCCCTCTTCCAAAACACATCGGTGCACACGGTTGGTGGACACGTGACGGTGAGAAGATGAGTAAATCTAAAGGAAATGTTGTTTCACCTAAAGAGGTAGCAGACGTTTATGGAGCTGAGAACCTAAGATATTTCATGCTTCGTGAAGTACCTTTCGGACAAGACGGGGATTACTCTCAAAGAGCTTTCATCGATCGTATCAATTCAGAGCTTAGCAACGATCTTGGGAACCTTTTAAACCGTATTATAGGTATGAGTGGAAAATACAGCGACTTTGAGATCGACAGTGTAGATGTTGAAAAATACCATGCTAAAGAGCTTGCTCAAATGAATGAGATTATCGATTCATTAGATACTTTTATGGAAAATCTACAACCGCACAGATACCTTGAAGAGTTATGGAGACTCTTTTCGATCGGAAACGGTGCAATTGCAGAGCATGAGCCGTGGGTAAAAATGAAAAATGATCAAAAAGATCAGGCCCTTGCAACTGTTGCACTTGTGGCAAATGTATTAGCAAAAGCAGCGGTTATGCTTCACCCTATTATGCCGAAAACGACTGCTACGATTGCAGATGCACTTGATTTTACGATCAATAACGAAAGCTATAATGAGCTAATTATCGATAAAAAACTGTTAAAAGTATTTAATATCAAAAAAGTTCCACCACTTTTCCCACGTATTGAAGAGCCTTTAATGCCGGAAGCTCCTAAAGCTGAACCAAATCCTCCAAAAGAGGCTAAAAAAGAGGAATCTAAAGCAGAAGAGGAAACAGACAACCTGATCGAAATTGGTCAATTCTTTGAAACAAAACTCAAAGTGGGTACTGTTGTAGAGGCTGAAGAGGTTCCAAAAAGTAAAAAACTTTTAAAACTTCAAGTAGATCTCGGTGAAGGGAGAAACCGTCAAGTAGTTGCCGGTATCAAAGAGTTCTACTCTCCAGAAGATCTGGTAAATACTCAAGTTTGTGTAGTAGCAAACCTAAAACCTGCAAAACTTATGGGTATGATGAGTGAGGGAATGCTTCTTGCTGCAAAAGATGAAGACGGATTATGTTTAGTAAGACCGGAAAAATCTAAAAAAGCAGGTACACCTATTGGATGA